The following coding sequences are from one Luteimonas sp. S4-F44 window:
- a CDS encoding pyridoxamine 5'-phosphate oxidase family protein, with product MDSINRNQPEDNRQDLAATAAATRIRDMSKEAGACFFCTTPLAGSDTGGTRPMSIEQADDDGVLWFLSAADSHKNAEIQADPKVRLYLQASKHSGFLVLDGHATVSRDRDRIEALWSPIMKTWFTEGKDDPRITVIRVQPQAGYYWDNKHGDFVAATKMALGAAIGKTLDDSIEGNVAP from the coding sequence ATGGATTCGATCAACCGCAACCAGCCCGAGGACAACCGCCAGGATCTGGCGGCCACGGCGGCAGCCACCCGCATCCGCGACATGTCCAAGGAGGCCGGCGCTTGTTTCTTCTGCACCACACCGCTGGCCGGCAGCGACACCGGCGGCACCCGTCCGATGTCGATCGAGCAGGCCGACGACGATGGCGTGCTGTGGTTCCTCAGCGCGGCCGACAGTCATAAGAACGCCGAGATCCAGGCCGACCCGAAGGTGCGGCTGTACCTGCAGGCGTCCAAGCACTCCGGCTTTCTGGTGCTCGACGGCCACGCCACGGTGAGTCGGGACCGCGACCGGATCGAGGCACTGTGGAGCCCGATCATGAAAACCTGGTTCACCGAGGGCAAGGACGACCCGCGGATCACCGTGATCCGGGTGCAGCCGCAGGCGGGTTACTACTGGGACAACAAGCACGGCGACTTCGTCGCGGCGACGAAGATGGCGCTCGGCGCCGCGATCGGCAAGACGCTCGACGATTCGATCGAAGGCAACGTCGCACCGTGA
- a CDS encoding DUF2218 domain-containing protein yields the protein MPITTTATSRSNDAPRLLRTLCNHWRHKFEIRRDHDAHAFVPFAGDDAGADFVVEGDALRIVLTQPDAESIARYQQVIENHLQRFARDETLAFDWQPA from the coding sequence ATGCCGATCACCACAACCGCCACCTCCCGATCCAACGATGCCCCGCGCCTGCTGCGCACGCTGTGCAACCACTGGCGGCACAAGTTCGAGATCCGCCGCGACCACGACGCGCACGCATTCGTTCCGTTCGCGGGTGACGATGCGGGTGCGGATTTCGTCGTCGAGGGCGATGCGCTGCGGATCGTATTGACCCAGCCCGATGCCGAGTCGATCGCCCGCTACCAGCAGGTCATCGAGAACCATCTGCAGCGCTTCGCGCGCGACGAGACGCTGGCCTTCGACTGGCAGCCGGCCTGA
- a CDS encoding LysR family transcriptional regulator, which translates to MHAPSDFQLRIRLDSVMLGPGKADLLAGIRETGSISAAGRRMAMSYRRAWQLVEEMNLYFGAPVASTLTGGKGGGGAALTPLGDQVLALYRSMEANCRNAIADDLAQLRRLRR; encoded by the coding sequence ATGCACGCGCCTTCCGATTTCCAGCTGAGAATCCGCCTCGACAGCGTCATGCTCGGGCCGGGCAAGGCGGACCTGCTGGCGGGTATTCGCGAGACGGGATCGATCTCGGCAGCCGGTCGCCGCATGGCGATGAGCTACCGGCGCGCCTGGCAGCTGGTCGAGGAGATGAATCTCTATTTCGGTGCGCCGGTCGCATCGACGCTGACCGGCGGCAAGGGCGGCGGCGGCGCGGCGTTGACACCGTTGGGGGACCAGGTCCTGGCGCTCTATCGCAGCATGGAGGCGAACTGCCGTAACGCGATCGCCGACGACCTGGCGCAACTGCGCCGCCTGCGCCGCTGA
- a CDS encoding DUF6289 family protein — protein MSRRGRVIAAMVSLVLGIVVVGSAAARWPILGVEWAEWTRYDAAGNAIGGGRIECDGTVQTWGEAGGANGFTLYPCP, from the coding sequence ATGAGCAGACGTGGACGCGTGATCGCGGCGATGGTGTCGCTGGTGCTGGGGATCGTGGTCGTGGGCAGCGCCGCCGCGCGCTGGCCGATCCTCGGCGTGGAGTGGGCGGAATGGACGCGCTACGACGCGGCTGGCAATGCGATCGGCGGTGGCCGGATCGAATGCGACGGCACGGTCCAGACCTGGGGCGAGGCGGGCGGGGCGAACGGCTTCACGCTCTATCCCTGTCCGTAA
- a CDS encoding DUF4878 domain-containing protein, which yields MSRFRLSTVCFLVLATLALAACSSAKPEAAVEAFYEAAAKGDVEKATAQVSFADVPANGMVQAKGKVQMIVGEMQARIDANDGLDKVEVIESSIDDDGETARVQVRVVFDNGKDLTETHRMVRDDGKWKIRLR from the coding sequence ATGTCCCGATTCCGTCTGTCGACTGTCTGTTTCCTGGTGCTCGCCACGCTGGCCCTGGCGGCGTGTTCGTCCGCCAAGCCCGAAGCGGCGGTCGAGGCGTTCTATGAGGCGGCGGCCAAGGGCGATGTCGAGAAGGCCACCGCGCAGGTGTCGTTCGCCGACGTGCCCGCCAACGGAATGGTGCAGGCCAAGGGCAAGGTGCAGATGATCGTCGGCGAGATGCAGGCGCGGATCGATGCCAACGACGGTCTCGACAAGGTCGAGGTGATCGAGTCGAGCATCGACGACGACGGCGAAACTGCGCGCGTGCAGGTCCGGGTGGTCTTCGACAACGGCAAGGACCTGACCGAGACGCACCGTATGGTCCGCGACGACGGCAAGTGGAAGATCCGTCTGCGCTGA
- a CDS encoding bifunctional acetate--CoA ligase family protein/GNAT family N-acetyltransferase, whose amino-acid sequence MSIYALESVFRPASVAVVGASPRPRSLGRLVLRQLRDGGFAGPIGLVNPRHAQIDGVEAVTSLEALPFAPELVIIAAPPADVADVARAAADRGAKAAIVLTRDMGSGPGSHNAALADVARSRGLRIVGPNCLGVIAPHARLFASFAAHAPAPGELALISQSGAVAAGMIEWGRSRGIGFSAVASLGDGLDVDFADLLDYFATDRHTRAILLYVERVRDARKFLSAARAAARAKPVVVVKPGRHARSAEPSQTHIAALASPDAVYDAAFRRAGLLRVHALDELFAAAATLSRLRMPPGNRLAVMTNGIGVGMLALDRLVDLGGERATLSDATLETLDAALPRGWSRRNAVDMLGDADGPRYAATLAALLQDRANDAILVMNVPTVLSSPPEVARAVVETLRAHPREAARKPVFGVLVGEHPEARRILADAGVHAFTSEAGAVRGFMYLVRHQQAQRALMETPPSLPDDFNVDAAGARAVVEAALADGQRWLDPPAIAKLFSAYDIPLAEAIPASDADAAAEVAATLLERGGAVAVKIWSRDIPHKSDIDGVRLNLASVDAVREAADELLRCARAARPQARIDGVTVHPMIVRPKARELIAGIADDPTFGPVVVFGRGGTAAEIIDDKALALPPLDLRLAHELIGRTRVARILNAYRDVPAADERAVALLLVKLAQMAADIPEIQEVDVNPLLADRDGVIAVDARVAVGPVQRLHRGRGHPRFAVFPYPKEWERTIALGNGSDVFVRPVRPEDEAMFLRFFERVSTDDLRLRFFSAVRHFSHEFIARLTQLDYARSIALAAIDPASGEMLGAVRLLADANYDTGEYGIMVRSDLKGAGLGWRLMRIMIEYARWQGLRMVEGQVLRENTTMLAMCRQLGFAITADPDDATVAIVRLPIVAESPPAI is encoded by the coding sequence ATGAGCATCTATGCACTGGAATCGGTGTTCCGGCCGGCTTCGGTCGCCGTCGTCGGCGCCAGCCCACGGCCGCGTTCGCTTGGGCGGTTGGTGCTGCGGCAGTTGCGCGACGGCGGGTTCGCCGGACCCATCGGACTGGTCAATCCGCGTCACGCGCAGATCGACGGCGTAGAGGCGGTGACCTCGCTCGAGGCGCTGCCGTTCGCGCCCGAACTGGTGATCATCGCCGCACCGCCGGCCGACGTCGCCGACGTGGCCCGCGCCGCGGCCGATCGGGGCGCCAAGGCCGCGATCGTGCTCACGCGCGATATGGGCAGCGGACCGGGCTCGCACAATGCGGCGCTGGCCGACGTCGCGCGCAGCCGCGGCCTGCGCATCGTCGGGCCGAACTGCCTGGGCGTCATCGCGCCGCATGCGCGGCTGTTCGCGAGTTTCGCCGCGCATGCGCCGGCACCGGGCGAACTGGCGCTGATCTCGCAGTCGGGCGCCGTGGCCGCTGGCATGATCGAGTGGGGCCGCTCGCGCGGGATTGGATTCTCGGCCGTGGCCTCGCTCGGCGACGGTCTGGATGTCGACTTCGCCGACCTTCTCGACTATTTCGCTACCGACCGCCACACCCGCGCGATCCTGCTCTACGTCGAGCGCGTGCGCGATGCCCGCAAATTCCTGTCGGCCGCGCGCGCCGCTGCACGCGCCAAGCCCGTGGTGGTGGTCAAGCCCGGCCGGCATGCGCGCAGCGCCGAGCCGTCGCAGACCCACATCGCCGCGCTGGCCAGTCCCGATGCAGTCTACGACGCGGCGTTCCGGCGCGCAGGGTTGCTGCGCGTGCATGCGCTCGACGAACTGTTCGCTGCGGCCGCGACGCTGTCGCGGCTGCGGATGCCGCCTGGCAACCGCCTGGCGGTGATGACCAACGGCATCGGCGTGGGCATGCTCGCACTCGATCGCCTGGTCGACCTGGGCGGCGAACGCGCCACGCTGTCGGACGCCACGCTCGAGACACTTGATGCCGCATTGCCGCGCGGCTGGTCGCGCCGCAATGCGGTCGACATGCTCGGCGACGCCGACGGCCCGCGCTACGCCGCGACCCTGGCCGCGCTGCTGCAGGACCGGGCCAACGACGCGATCCTGGTCATGAACGTGCCCACAGTGCTGTCCTCGCCGCCCGAGGTCGCGCGGGCGGTCGTGGAGACGCTGCGCGCGCATCCGCGTGAGGCCGCGCGCAAGCCAGTGTTCGGCGTGCTGGTGGGCGAGCATCCCGAGGCGCGGCGGATCCTGGCCGATGCCGGCGTGCATGCCTTCACCAGCGAAGCCGGCGCCGTGCGCGGCTTCATGTACCTGGTGCGGCATCAGCAGGCGCAGCGCGCGTTGATGGAGACGCCGCCGAGCCTGCCCGACGACTTCAATGTCGATGCCGCGGGCGCGCGTGCGGTTGTCGAGGCGGCGCTCGCCGATGGTCAGCGCTGGCTCGATCCGCCGGCGATCGCCAAGCTGTTCTCGGCCTACGATATCCCGCTCGCCGAGGCGATCCCGGCGTCCGACGCCGACGCGGCGGCTGAGGTTGCGGCGACCCTGCTCGAGCGCGGCGGCGCGGTGGCGGTGAAGATCTGGTCGCGCGACATCCCGCACAAGTCCGACATCGACGGCGTGCGCCTGAATCTGGCCAGCGTGGATGCGGTGCGCGAGGCCGCGGACGAGCTGCTGCGCTGCGCCCGCGCTGCCCGTCCGCAGGCGCGGATCGATGGCGTGACCGTGCATCCGATGATCGTGCGGCCCAAAGCGCGCGAACTGATCGCCGGCATCGCCGACGACCCGACCTTCGGACCAGTGGTGGTGTTCGGACGCGGCGGCACCGCAGCCGAGATCATCGACGACAAGGCGCTGGCGTTGCCGCCGCTGGACTTGCGCCTGGCCCACGAGTTGATCGGACGCACGCGGGTGGCGCGCATCCTCAACGCCTACCGCGACGTACCGGCGGCCGACGAACGGGCGGTGGCGCTGCTGCTGGTGAAACTGGCGCAGATGGCCGCCGACATTCCCGAGATCCAGGAGGTCGACGTCAATCCCCTGCTGGCCGACCGCGACGGCGTGATCGCGGTCGATGCGCGGGTCGCGGTCGGTCCGGTGCAACGGCTGCACCGCGGCCGCGGGCACCCGCGCTTTGCGGTGTTCCCCTACCCGAAGGAGTGGGAGCGCACAATCGCGCTGGGCAACGGCAGCGATGTGTTCGTGCGTCCAGTACGGCCAGAAGATGAAGCCATGTTCCTGCGCTTCTTCGAACGGGTCAGCACCGACGACCTGCGGCTGCGCTTCTTCAGCGCAGTGCGCCACTTCAGCCACGAATTCATCGCCCGGCTCACCCAGCTCGACTATGCGCGCTCGATCGCGCTGGCGGCGATCGACCCGGCCAGCGGCGAGATGCTCGGCGCGGTGCGTCTGCTGGCCGATGCCAACTACGACACCGGCGAGTACGGGATCATGGTGCGCTCCGACCTCAAGGGCGCAGGTCTGGGCTGGCGGTTGATGCGGATCATGATCGAGTACGCCCGCTGGCAGGGGCTGCGGATGGTCGAGGGCCAGGTGCTGCGGGAGAACACCACGATGCTGGCGATGTGCCGCCAGCTGGGGTTTGCGATCACCGCAGACCCCGACGATGCGACCGTGGCGATCGTGCGCTTGCCGATCGTGGCCGAGTCGCCGCCGGCGATCTGA
- a CDS encoding YiiX/YebB-like N1pC/P60 family cysteine hydrolase produces the protein MRRWVSALLALCAASACLAGPALPIDAQPGDLVFRRGTESVSAMVLAIDGGQFSHVGMLVGRPGAWQVVHATPAEVPGRADGVVVDTLSFFLDPVRSRGYAVYRVDAPDALRAAAVGEALGQRGARFRIADPAGTYCTRLVWEAWRRAGVDLQVRFTRLALPLMQGDYLLPTPLSRSPRLRRLALPADAEG, from the coding sequence ATGCGACGCTGGGTGAGTGCGCTGCTGGCGTTGTGCGCGGCCAGCGCCTGCCTGGCCGGCCCTGCGCTGCCGATCGATGCGCAGCCCGGCGACCTGGTGTTCCGGCGCGGGACCGAGTCGGTCAGCGCGATGGTGCTGGCGATCGACGGCGGGCAGTTCAGCCACGTCGGCATGCTGGTCGGGCGTCCCGGCGCCTGGCAGGTCGTGCATGCAACGCCCGCTGAAGTGCCCGGCCGCGCCGACGGCGTGGTTGTCGACACCCTCAGCTTCTTCCTCGATCCCGTGCGCAGCCGCGGCTATGCGGTCTATCGAGTCGATGCCCCCGATGCCCTGCGCGCCGCCGCGGTCGGCGAGGCGCTGGGCCAGCGCGGCGCCCGCTTCCGGATCGCCGATCCGGCCGGCACTTACTGCACGCGGCTGGTCTGGGAGGCCTGGCGCCGTGCCGGCGTCGATCTGCAGGTACGCTTCACCCGGCTCGCCCTGCCGCTGATGCAGGGCGACTATCTACTGCCCACGCCACTCAGCCGTTCGCCCAGGCTGCGACGCCTGGCGTTGCCGGCGGATGCCGAGGGCTGA
- the gph gene encoding phosphoglycolate phosphatase (PGP is an essential enzyme in the glycolate salvage pathway in higher organisms (photorespiration in plants). Phosphoglycolate results from the oxidase activity of RubisCO in the Calvin cycle when concentrations of carbon dioxide are low relative to oxygen. This enzyme is a member of the Haloacid Dehalogenase (HAD) superfamily of aspartate-nucleophile hydrolase enzymes (PF00702).): MNDASAKAAGFPWPVALFDLDGTLVDSASDIAASVNRLLAELGHAEVDEATVRSWIGDGARQLITAALRHAGDGRDVETVMPRFMQHYRDCLLLDPQVYPEVPETLQALRAAGVRMAVCTNKPAPFVDPLLKALDLAQYFNAVLGAGALPERKPHPLPLLHLAAHFGVDIGQCLMVGDSSADAGAAIAAGAPLVLVSYGYRRDFDLHGCGAHAVIDRFGQLLEL, from the coding sequence GTGAACGATGCATCCGCGAAGGCGGCCGGTTTTCCCTGGCCGGTGGCGCTGTTCGATCTCGACGGCACCCTGGTCGACAGCGCGTCGGACATCGCCGCATCGGTCAATCGCCTGTTGGCCGAGCTCGGCCATGCCGAGGTCGACGAAGCCACCGTGCGTAGCTGGATCGGCGACGGTGCCCGCCAGCTCATCACCGCGGCGTTGCGGCACGCCGGCGACGGACGCGATGTCGAGACCGTGATGCCGCGTTTCATGCAGCACTACCGCGACTGCCTGCTGCTCGACCCACAGGTCTATCCGGAGGTGCCCGAGACCCTGCAGGCGCTGCGCGCGGCCGGCGTGCGGATGGCGGTGTGCACCAACAAGCCGGCGCCGTTCGTCGACCCACTGCTCAAGGCGCTGGATCTGGCGCAGTACTTCAATGCGGTGCTCGGCGCCGGCGCGTTGCCCGAACGCAAGCCGCATCCGCTGCCGCTGCTGCATCTGGCCGCGCACTTCGGCGTCGACATCGGGCAGTGCCTGATGGTCGGCGATTCGTCGGCCGATGCCGGCGCGGCAATCGCCGCGGGGGCGCCGTTGGTGCTGGTGAGCTACGGCTATCGGCGCGACTTCGATCTGCACGGTTGCGGCGCGCATGCGGTCATCGACCGCTTCGGCCAGTTGCTCGAACTCTGA
- a CDS encoding glucan biosynthesis protein D, producing MQRRSFLQGGLAALCAAALPTSVLAALRMGAPAPFDFAALKGRARALAGQAYTARPGALPQSVAALDWDAYQALQFRQDHALWREDDTRYLAQFFHLGLYFKRPVRMHALADGQAREIAYDPAMFDYGASGLDGTALPTDLGFAGFRLNRRSDPKRDFAAFLGASYFRAVGASGQYGLSARGLAVDTGLPRPEEFPDFTDFWLERPAPGSDTVVVYALLDSPSVAGAYRFAITPGEPLVMEVDCALYPRTAIERLGIAPATSMYQTGENDRRMAWDWRPEIHDSDGLALHTGSGEWLWRPLENPRALRFNAFADDNPRGFGLLQRDRNFEHYQDDGVFYERRPSLWVEPRDGWGRGEVQLIEIPTVDETFDNVVAFWHPAQPIEPGRELLFGYRLFWGEAMPARPPLATCIATRTGLGGRIGFARKAWSQRFAVDFAGGALAALAGRNATVEPVLQTTAGQLETVSARPLHAVEGYRVMFDIVPPGPGTEQLDLRLFLRDPATGDALSETWLYQWNPPPPEARQVY from the coding sequence ATGCAACGACGCTCGTTCCTGCAAGGCGGCCTGGCGGCCCTCTGCGCGGCCGCTCTGCCGACCTCGGTTTTAGCCGCCCTGCGCATGGGCGCACCGGCCCCGTTCGACTTCGCCGCGCTCAAGGGGCGCGCCCGCGCGCTGGCCGGCCAGGCATACACCGCGCGGCCGGGCGCACTGCCCCAGTCGGTCGCCGCGCTCGACTGGGACGCCTACCAGGCGCTGCAGTTCCGCCAGGACCATGCGCTGTGGCGCGAGGACGACACCCGTTACCTGGCCCAGTTCTTCCACCTGGGCCTGTATTTCAAGCGGCCGGTCCGCATGCACGCGCTGGCCGACGGCCAGGCGCGCGAGATCGCCTACGATCCGGCCATGTTCGACTACGGCGCCTCGGGCCTGGACGGCACCGCACTGCCGACCGATCTGGGCTTCGCCGGCTTCCGGCTCAACCGGCGCAGCGATCCCAAGCGCGACTTCGCCGCGTTCCTGGGCGCAAGCTACTTCCGCGCCGTCGGTGCCAGCGGCCAGTACGGCCTGTCGGCGCGCGGCCTGGCCGTGGATACGGGCTTGCCGCGGCCGGAGGAGTTTCCCGACTTCACCGACTTCTGGCTCGAGCGTCCGGCGCCCGGTAGCGACACCGTGGTCGTCTATGCCCTGCTCGACTCGCCCTCGGTCGCCGGCGCCTACCGGTTCGCGATCACCCCGGGCGAACCGCTGGTGATGGAGGTCGACTGCGCACTATACCCGCGCACCGCGATCGAGCGCCTGGGCATCGCGCCGGCGACCAGCATGTACCAGACCGGTGAAAACGACCGCCGCATGGCCTGGGACTGGCGCCCCGAAATCCACGACAGCGATGGTCTGGCGCTGCACACCGGCAGCGGCGAGTGGCTGTGGCGACCGCTGGAGAATCCGCGGGCGCTGCGGTTCAACGCTTTCGCCGACGACAACCCGCGCGGCTTCGGCCTGCTGCAACGCGATCGCAACTTCGAGCACTACCAGGACGACGGCGTCTTCTACGAGCGCCGGCCCTCGCTGTGGGTGGAGCCGCGCGACGGCTGGGGGCGCGGCGAGGTGCAGCTGATCGAGATCCCGACGGTCGATGAGACCTTCGACAACGTGGTCGCGTTCTGGCATCCGGCCCAGCCGATCGAACCCGGTCGCGAACTGCTGTTCGGCTACCGGCTGTTCTGGGGCGAGGCGATGCCGGCGCGTCCGCCGCTGGCCACCTGCATCGCCACGCGCACGGGGCTGGGCGGCCGCATCGGCTTCGCGCGCAAGGCCTGGTCGCAGCGCTTCGCAGTCGACTTCGCCGGCGGCGCGCTCGCCGCGCTGGCTGGGCGCAATGCCACGGTCGAGCCGGTGCTGCAGACCACCGCCGGCCAGTTGGAAACCGTCTCGGCACGCCCGCTGCACGCAGTCGAAGGCTACCGCGTGATGTTCGACATCGTCCCGCCCGGGCCCGGCACTGAGCAGTTGGACCTGCGCCTGTTCCTGCGCGATCCGGCCACCGGCGATGCGCTGAGCGAGACCTGGCTGTACCAGTGGAACCCGCCCCCGCCGGAGGCACGGCAGGTCTACTAG
- the dinB gene encoding DNA polymerase IV, with protein sequence MDAFYASVEQRDDPSLRGRPVVVAWRGARSVVCAASYEARPYGVRSAMPAVTAERLCPDAVFVPPDFPRYKAVSRQVREIFLQHTDLVQPLSLDEAYLDVTAPKIPSPSATATAQAIRAQIREATQLTASAGVAPNKFLAKIASDWRKPDGLFVVKPGQVEAFLTPLKVGLIPGVGKVMEKKLAELGVTTVGELRGLSLDALERRFGTFGARLYQRARGIDERPVEPDQPVQSISSEDTFETDLPLEALGPMIEHLAEKTWAATRKTARVGRTVVLKLKTAQFRILTRSFTPDTPPTSQAELTRIALALRERVDLPASTRYRLVGVGLGGFREPEELPQQAGLFGEADL encoded by the coding sequence ATGGATGCGTTCTACGCGTCAGTGGAGCAGCGCGACGATCCGTCGCTGCGTGGGCGGCCGGTCGTCGTGGCCTGGCGCGGCGCGCGCTCGGTGGTCTGCGCGGCCTCCTATGAGGCCCGGCCCTACGGCGTGCGCTCGGCGATGCCGGCGGTGACCGCCGAGCGGCTGTGCCCGGATGCGGTGTTCGTGCCGCCGGATTTCCCGCGCTACAAGGCCGTCTCGCGCCAGGTGCGCGAGATCTTCCTGCAACACACCGATCTGGTGCAGCCGTTGTCGCTCGATGAAGCCTATCTCGACGTCACCGCCCCCAAGATTCCCTCCCCCAGTGCGACCGCGACCGCGCAGGCGATCCGCGCGCAGATCCGCGAGGCGACGCAGCTGACGGCGTCGGCGGGCGTGGCGCCGAACAAGTTCCTGGCCAAGATCGCCTCGGACTGGCGCAAGCCCGACGGCCTGTTCGTGGTCAAGCCGGGTCAGGTCGAGGCGTTCTTGACGCCGTTGAAGGTCGGCTTGATTCCCGGCGTCGGCAAGGTGATGGAGAAGAAGCTGGCCGAACTCGGTGTGACCACGGTCGGCGAGTTGCGCGGCTTGTCGCTCGATGCGCTCGAGCGGCGTTTCGGCACCTTCGGCGCGCGGCTCTACCAGCGCGCACGCGGCATCGACGAGCGGCCGGTCGAGCCGGATCAGCCGGTGCAGTCGATCTCGTCGGAAGATACCTTCGAGACCGACCTGCCGCTCGAGGCGCTGGGGCCGATGATCGAACATCTGGCGGAGAAGACCTGGGCGGCCACGCGCAAGACCGCGCGCGTGGGGCGGACGGTGGTGCTCAAGCTCAAGACCGCGCAGTTCCGCATCCTCACGCGTAGTTTCACGCCCGATACGCCGCCGACCTCACAGGCCGAACTCACGCGGATCGCGCTGGCCTTACGCGAGCGCGTGGATCTGCCGGCCTCGACCCGCTACCGGCTCGTCGGCGTCGGGCTGGGCGGCTTCCGCGAGCCGGAAGAGCTGCCGCAGCAGGCCGGCCTATTCGGCGAGGCCGATCTCTAG